The sequence CACGGTGCTGAACAGCAGCCGCAAGCCCGTGGTCGACACCGATGTGTTCGCCCTGATCGTGGATGCCAGCGGTGAACCGGTGCTCCAGAACCGCTCCAGGGTGGGATCCATCGGCGACGTGCCGCCAGGCCGTTCCACCTTCGCCCTGCGTGTTTCGGTGCCGGCGGGAACGCCTGAGCCGATTCGCTTCCGCAACGTCAAGGCCCGGGGCTTCAGCGCCCCGGTACGCGTCCGCGCCGGAGCCGACGACGAACTGCTGCCCCTGGAACAGGAGCTGGCTCAGTAGAGGGAGGCCATCATGCTGACGCTGGCGCTGCCCAGCAGCTGCTGGCCCAGGCTGAGGGCGAGGAAGGCGAGGATCGCCGAGAGGTCGAGGCCGCCGATCGGCGGGATCAGGCCGCGAAACACGTTGAGGTAGGGATCGGTGATCGAGCTCACGCTCGAGAGCACCGGATTGCTCCAGTCGAGGTTGGGGAACCAGCTGAGCAGCACCCGCACCAGCAGGAGCAGGGAATAGATCTGCAGCGTGTTGCTCAGAACGCTCAGCACCTGGGCGGCGACTTGCATGGGCCTGTGGGATGAACCCCGACTCTATGCAGAGCGGCGCGGCCGGGGCTGCAGTTCCTCGGCTTTCACCGCAAAGGTGCGATGGAATTTCTCGCTGAGGCTGAGCCAGTAGGAGCGGCCATCGCTCTGGCGCCGTCGCTCGATGAAGTCCTCGGCGAGCAGGGCCTTGATGTGGTCGTAGGCGCCGGAGCCGCGCAGCTCCACCAGCTCCGACTGCAGGATGCGCTTCTTGAGGGCGATCGTGGCCAGGGTGCGCAGGGCCGCGGTGGAGAGGTCCACCGGCACCAGGTTCTGCACCAGATCCGCCAGGCTCTCGCGCAGTTGCAGACCGTAGGTGTGGCCGTCCTGGCTGATCTCCAGGGCCGTGTCGCGGTGGGCGTAGTCGGCCATCAGGGTGATCAGGCCCAGCTCGGCGCTGTCGTTGTCCACCCCGGCAATGGCGGCCAGCTCGGAGAGGCTCAGGGGGCGGCCCTTGAGATAGAGGATCGCCTCCAGGTGGGCCGGCAGCGACAGGTTCAGGGGCTTCGGCCCAGCAGGACCGGCCTCCGGGTTCTCGGTTTCAGGCGTGCTGGCTTCGGGGTCGACACCCATGGCACTCGGCCCTGGTGGTGCCAGCAAACTAAGGGAGAGCCGCAGGGATGTCTCCCCTCAGCCGTTGGAGCCGAGGAAGAGCCGGTAGGCCGGGTTGGTGCTCTCGTCCCAGTGGCTGTAGCCCAGCCCGTCCAGAAACTCCTGCCAGGTTCCCCGCTCCCCGGGCGGCACCTGCACCCCCACCACGATGCGCCCCACGTCGGCGCCGTGGTTGCGGTAGTGAAAGATGCTGATGTTCCAGCTGGCCTGCAGGGCGTTCACGAAGGCCATCAGGGCGCCGGGCTTCTCGGGAAACTCGAAGCGGTACAGCAGTTCCTCGCCCTGGTCGAGGGCCTTGCCCGCACTGGCCGGCAGCCGCCCCCCCACCATGTGGCGCAGGTGCAGCTTGGCCAGCTCGTTGCAGCTGAGGTCGAGGCAGGGGAAGCCGGAGGCCTCCAGGCTGGCCAGCAGGGCCCGGGTGTCGGCATGGCCCTGAATCTGCACTCCCACAAAGATGTGGGCCCGGCGAGGGTCCGCCAGGCGGTAGCTGAACTCGGTGAGGCTGCGATCCCCCAGCATCTGGCAGAAGCGCCGCAGGCTGCCGGGCTGCTCGGGGATCTCCACGGCCAGCATCGCCTCGCGCTCCTCGCCCAGCTCGGCCCGCTCGGCCACGAAGCGCAGCCGATCGAAATTCATGTTGGCGCCGCAGGCCACCGCCACCAGGGTGCGGTCCTGGAGCCCCTGGCCTTCCACGTCCACCTTCATGCCGGCCACGGCCAGGGCGCCGGCGGGCTCGAGGATCGAGCGGGTGTCCTCGAACACGTCCTTGATGGCGGCGCAGATCTCGTCGCTGCTCACGGTCACCATCCGATCCACATGGCGCTGGGCCAGGGCGAAGGTGTGGCGACCCACCTGGCGCACGGCCACGCCATCGGCAAACAGCCCCACCTGCTCCAACCGCACCCGCTCGCCACAGGCCAGGGAGCGTGCCATGGCGTCGGCATCGCGTGGCTCCACCCCCACGATCTGCACCCCCGGCCAGAGGGTCTTGACGTAGGCGGCGATGCCGGCGATCAGCCCGCCGCCCCCCACCGCCACGTAGATCACATCGGGTGGATGGGAGCACTGGCGCAGGATTTCGAGGCCGATCGTGCCCTGGCCGGCGATCACATCGGGATCGTCGAACGGGTGGATGAAGCTGA is a genomic window of Cyanobium sp. NS01 containing:
- the ilvA gene encoding threonine ammonia-lyase, biosynthetic: MSQQPRNPSADVAPAEVAPDPDGYLQRILRARVYDVAIESPLDPAPNLSSRLGNQVLLKREDLQPVFSFKLRGAYNKMVGLSPAELERGVIAASAGNHAQGVALGAQRLGCRAVIVMPVTTPEMKVRAVAARGAEVVLHGDTYDDAYGHALQLAAEAGLSFIHPFDDPDVIAGQGTIGLEILRQCSHPPDVIYVAVGGGGLIAGIAAYVKTLWPGVQIVGVEPRDADAMARSLACGERVRLEQVGLFADGVAVRQVGRHTFALAQRHVDRMVTVSSDEICAAIKDVFEDTRSILEPAGALAVAGMKVDVEGQGLQDRTLVAVACGANMNFDRLRFVAERAELGEEREAMLAVEIPEQPGSLRRFCQMLGDRSLTEFSYRLADPRRAHIFVGVQIQGHADTRALLASLEASGFPCLDLSCNELAKLHLRHMVGGRLPASAGKALDQGEELLYRFEFPEKPGALMAFVNALQASWNISIFHYRNHGADVGRIVVGVQVPPGERGTWQEFLDGLGYSHWDESTNPAYRLFLGSNG
- the scpB gene encoding SMC-Scp complex subunit ScpB, which produces MGVDPEASTPETENPEAGPAGPKPLNLSLPAHLEAILYLKGRPLSLSELAAIAGVDNDSAELGLITLMADYAHRDTALEISQDGHTYGLQLRESLADLVQNLVPVDLSTAALRTLATIALKKRILQSELVELRGSGAYDHIKALLAEDFIERRRQSDGRSYWLSLSEKFHRTFAVKAEELQPRPRRSA
- a CDS encoding YggT family protein, translating into MQVAAQVLSVLSNTLQIYSLLLLVRVLLSWFPNLDWSNPVLSSVSSITDPYLNVFRGLIPPIGGLDLSAILAFLALSLGQQLLGSASVSMMASLY